A single genomic interval of Robbsia betulipollinis harbors:
- a CDS encoding NAD(P)H-hydrate dehydratase, giving the protein MSSLRPSGTARLVADAEPADIAPDAIAVIDTHDRALSLERTALLRALEAASAATVGPHALMLRAGEATAAWLLAQLSPAAAPGPSIWLFAGPGNNGGDALCAAASLRRQGADARVCLPSEPTGPVGRWALERARAAGVPLQTLAPTPAQCAAAAWLVDGLFGIGLSRALGEPFASLARTLSARTAAGARVLALDIPSGLDADTGTIVGGELAVEVSHTLTFLAAKPGLFTGVGRDLAGHVALARLGVDDARIATLRHATAADGGVHHAAGDSTASDAAPTARHEAEPEGLPPRDEDETGHPAALPAALALNAPDGFAAAFPRRKASSNKGTFGSVAIIGGDTGTCGAAILSARAALYCGAGRVHAALIGQGGPAYDPPHPEIMMRQVDAIALDTMDGLTIGPGLGKSAHAAQVLRDVLALALPTIIDADALNLIAADPDLAARVRAQGRHLVLTPHPGEAARLLGVTTRDIEADRIDAITRLVRTYACTVVLKGSGTLIAAPDGRFAINPTGNSGLATGGTGDVLSGVIGAFLAQHLAPFDAALAATWIHGRAAEELAIAGVGPAGLTAGELAPAMRALLNRLLARRAGTSTMPETQAEE; this is encoded by the coding sequence ATGTCGTCTCTACGCCCCTCTGGCACCGCCCGTCTCGTTGCCGACGCCGAACCCGCCGACATCGCACCGGACGCGATCGCCGTGATCGACACCCACGATCGGGCGCTGTCGCTCGAACGCACCGCACTCCTGCGCGCGCTCGAAGCGGCATCGGCCGCAACCGTCGGCCCACATGCGCTGATGCTGCGCGCCGGCGAAGCGACCGCCGCCTGGCTCCTCGCGCAGTTGTCCCCCGCCGCGGCGCCCGGGCCGTCGATCTGGCTCTTTGCCGGCCCCGGAAACAACGGCGGCGATGCGCTGTGCGCCGCGGCCAGCCTGCGCCGCCAGGGCGCCGATGCGCGTGTCTGCCTGCCGAGCGAGCCGACCGGGCCGGTAGGCCGCTGGGCGCTGGAACGCGCCCGTGCGGCGGGCGTGCCACTGCAAACACTCGCGCCGACACCGGCGCAGTGCGCCGCGGCGGCCTGGCTGGTCGATGGTTTGTTCGGCATCGGTCTGAGCCGCGCGCTGGGCGAGCCGTTCGCCTCGCTCGCGCGCACTCTGAGCGCGCGCACGGCCGCTGGCGCCCGTGTCCTCGCGCTCGATATTCCCAGCGGCCTCGATGCCGATACCGGCACGATCGTCGGCGGCGAACTGGCGGTCGAGGTCAGCCATACGCTGACCTTTCTCGCCGCGAAACCCGGGCTGTTCACGGGCGTTGGCCGCGATCTCGCAGGCCACGTCGCGCTTGCCCGACTCGGCGTGGACGACGCGCGGATCGCGACCCTGCGGCATGCGACCGCTGCCGACGGCGGCGTGCACCACGCTGCGGGCGACAGCACCGCCAGCGATGCGGCCCCCACGGCACGACATGAGGCAGAACCTGAGGGACTCCCCCCGCGCGACGAAGACGAAACCGGACACCCCGCGGCGTTGCCCGCGGCTCTCGCGCTCAACGCCCCCGACGGCTTCGCCGCGGCTTTTCCCCGGCGCAAGGCCTCGTCGAACAAGGGCACGTTCGGCAGCGTCGCGATCATCGGCGGCGACACCGGCACGTGCGGCGCCGCGATCCTGTCGGCGCGCGCCGCGCTGTACTGCGGCGCCGGCCGCGTGCACGCCGCGTTGATCGGTCAGGGCGGACCGGCCTACGATCCGCCGCATCCCGAAATCATGATGCGTCAGGTGGATGCGATCGCCCTCGACACGATGGACGGGTTGACGATCGGGCCCGGCCTGGGCAAAAGCGCGCACGCGGCCCAGGTATTGCGCGACGTACTGGCGCTGGCGCTACCCACGATCATCGATGCCGACGCGCTGAACCTGATCGCCGCGGACCCCGATCTCGCCGCACGCGTGCGGGCGCAAGGCCGGCATCTGGTGCTGACGCCCCACCCCGGCGAGGCCGCGCGGCTGCTGGGAGTCACGACGCGGGACATCGAAGCGGACCGTATCGACGCCATCACCCGGCTGGTGCGTACCTACGCGTGCACGGTCGTCCTCAAAGGCTCCGGCACGCTCATCGCGGCGCCCGATGGCCGGTTCGCGATCAATCCCACGGGCAACAGCGGGCTGGCGACCGGCGGCACGGGCGATGTCCTCAGCGGCGTGATCGGCGCGTTCCTGGCACAGCACCTCGCGCCGTTCGACGCCGCGCTCGCCGCCACCTGGATACACGGGCGGGCAGCCGAGGAACTCGCCATCGCCGGCGTGGGGCCTGCCGGCCTCACTGCAGGCGAACTGGCGCCGGCGATGCGCGCCTTGCTGAACCGACTGCTCGCGCGGCGTGCCGGCACGTCCACGATGCCGGAGACGCAAGCGGAAGAATGA
- a CDS encoding HU family DNA-binding protein produces the protein MNKTDLIEHVSQTAAISKVKAKRAIDATMERIKDAVKRGESVTLVGFGTFDLGGRRTRVGRNPRTGAALTIEAARVPKFRPGKAFKNDVK, from the coding sequence ATGAACAAGACGGATCTGATCGAGCATGTGTCGCAGACGGCGGCCATTTCGAAAGTCAAGGCGAAACGGGCGATCGATGCGACGATGGAGCGGATCAAGGATGCGGTCAAGCGGGGAGAAAGCGTGACGCTCGTCGGCTTCGGTACCTTCGATCTCGGCGGGCGCCGCACGCGCGTCGGACGCAACCCCCGCACCGGGGCGGCGCTGACGATCGAGGCGGCGCGGGTGCCGAAGTTTCGCCCTGGCAAAGCCTTCAAGAATGATGTAAAGTAG
- a CDS encoding arylesterase, with protein MLVSAACGLTPAARATGTAAPHPAAAGSALSTRTGPPRPPAVQPTLVVLGDSLSAGYGLPPDTGWVTLLQRRLAQTSPHYSVSNASISGDTTSGGLSRLPAVLARLHPAIVIVELGGNDALRGLPLATTRQNLASIITLSQAAGARVVLVGMQIPPNYGQAYTHAFASLYTDLADHYHLTLVPFLLEGIADKPELFQADQIHPLPQAQPVLLDNVWKRLQALIQAKPPGSR; from the coding sequence ATGCTGGTGAGCGCGGCATGCGGCTTGACGCCGGCGGCACGCGCCACCGGTACCGCCGCGCCGCACCCGGCAGCCGCGGGCAGTGCCCTTTCCACCCGGACCGGCCCGCCGCGCCCGCCGGCCGTCCAGCCCACCCTGGTCGTGCTGGGCGACAGCCTGTCCGCCGGCTATGGGCTGCCGCCGGACACGGGCTGGGTGACCCTGCTGCAACGGCGCCTCGCGCAGACCTCGCCCCATTATAGCGTCAGCAACGCCAGCATCAGCGGCGACACCACCAGTGGCGGGCTGAGCCGCCTGCCCGCCGTGCTCGCACGCCTGCATCCGGCGATCGTCATCGTCGAACTCGGCGGCAACGATGCACTGCGCGGCCTCCCGCTCGCCACCACACGCCAGAACCTCGCGTCTATCATCACGCTGTCGCAGGCGGCCGGTGCCCGCGTCGTGCTGGTCGGCATGCAGATCCCCCCGAATTACGGACAGGCCTACACCCACGCCTTCGCCTCCCTTTACACCGATCTCGCGGACCACTACCATCTCACACTGGTACCTTTCTTGCTTGAAGGGATCGCCGACAAACCCGAGTTGTTCCAGGCGGACCAGATACATCCTCTGCCGCAGGCACAACCGGTGTTGCTCGATAACGTCTGGAAACGGCTCCAGGCTTTAATCCAAGCGAAGCCGCCCGGCAGTCGGTAA
- the pgi gene encoding glucose-6-phosphate isomerase, producing MTQETLPSWSALRAHYEQIRDERLRDWFAPANDPAPTRAERFTLGGGGLTIDFSKNRVTGETLGLLTQLARDAGVEARRDAVFAGDIVNPTEGRAALHTALRSLDPSAPHHQQIAAERAKMTAFANQVREGKWRGYSGKPIRHIVNIGIGGSDLGPKMVCHALHHLADPQISTHFVSNVDGADLSRVLEKIDAETTLAIIVSKTFTTLETMTNARSLRDWIVHSGCPEEELHRHFVGVSANPEEVVRFGIAKDNVFEMWDWVGGRYSLWSAVGLSIMLSVGPENFDALLAGAAGMDDHFRDAPLETNLPVLMALLGIWYRDIFASQSVLVAPYSEALHYLPSYLQQLEMESNGKSARLDGKPVSEATAAIIWGEPGTNGQHAFFQMLHQGPTLIPIDFIAVLTPEHRLVGHHAKLLANCFAQSEALMLGRTLEEARKVAGPGKEDLAPHLSFPGNRPSTTILLDALTPAALGALIALYEQKVLVQAAIWNINPFDQYGVELGKVLGKVVEADLEAAAGSDAAGKHDSSTAALIARARALLAPSTPPAR from the coding sequence ATGACACAAGAGACGCTTCCCTCCTGGTCGGCGCTTCGCGCGCACTACGAACAGATCCGCGACGAACGCCTGCGCGACTGGTTCGCACCGGCCAACGATCCAGCACCCACCCGCGCGGAACGTTTCACGCTCGGCGGCGGCGGCTTGACGATCGACTTCTCGAAAAACCGCGTGACCGGGGAAACGCTCGGCCTGCTGACGCAACTCGCGCGCGACGCGGGCGTGGAAGCACGCCGCGATGCCGTTTTCGCCGGCGACATCGTCAACCCGACCGAAGGCCGCGCGGCGCTGCATACCGCGCTGCGCTCGCTTGATCCGAGTGCGCCGCATCATCAACAGATCGCCGCCGAGCGCGCCAAGATGACCGCGTTCGCGAATCAGGTGCGGGAAGGCAAGTGGCGCGGCTACAGCGGCAAGCCGATCCGGCATATCGTGAACATCGGCATCGGCGGTTCCGATCTGGGCCCGAAGATGGTCTGCCATGCGCTGCATCATCTGGCCGACCCGCAGATCTCGACCCATTTCGTCTCGAATGTCGACGGCGCCGATCTGAGCCGCGTGCTGGAGAAGATCGACGCGGAAACCACGCTCGCGATCATCGTCTCGAAAACGTTCACGACGCTCGAAACGATGACCAACGCGCGCTCGCTGCGCGACTGGATCGTGCATTCCGGCTGCCCGGAAGAGGAACTGCACCGGCATTTCGTCGGCGTCTCCGCGAACCCCGAAGAAGTGGTGCGCTTCGGCATCGCGAAGGACAATGTCTTCGAGATGTGGGATTGGGTGGGCGGACGCTACTCGCTGTGGAGCGCGGTCGGCCTGTCGATCATGCTGTCGGTCGGTCCGGAGAATTTCGACGCGCTGCTCGCCGGCGCCGCCGGCATGGACGATCATTTCCGCGACGCGCCTCTGGAAACGAATCTGCCGGTCCTGATGGCGCTGCTGGGGATCTGGTACCGCGACATCTTCGCCTCGCAAAGCGTGCTGGTCGCGCCGTATTCGGAAGCGCTGCACTATCTGCCGTCCTACCTCCAGCAACTGGAGATGGAAAGCAACGGCAAATCGGCCCGCCTGGACGGCAAGCCGGTCAGCGAGGCCACGGCGGCGATCATCTGGGGGGAACCGGGCACCAATGGCCAGCATGCGTTTTTCCAGATGCTCCATCAGGGCCCGACGCTGATCCCGATCGATTTCATCGCGGTCCTGACGCCGGAGCACCGCCTCGTCGGCCACCATGCAAAGCTGCTCGCCAATTGCTTCGCACAGAGCGAAGCCCTGATGCTCGGCCGCACCCTCGAGGAGGCGCGCAAGGTCGCCGGCCCCGGCAAGGAGGATCTCGCCCCGCATCTGAGCTTCCCCGGCAACCGCCCGAGCACGACGATCCTGCTCGATGCACTGACGCCGGCCGCGCTCGGCGCGTTGATCGCGCTGTATGAGCAAAAGGTGCTCGTGCAGGCCGCCATCTGGAACATCAACCCCTTCGATCAGTACGGCGTCGAGCTGGGCAAGGTGCTGGGAAAGGTCGTCGAGGCCGACCTCGAGGCTGCGGCCGGCAGCGACGCCGCCGGAAAGCACGACTCGTCGACCGCCGCGCTGATCGCGCGTGCACGCGCGCTGCTTGCGCCGTCGACACCGCCCGCCCGGTAA
- a CDS encoding ABC transporter ATP-binding protein, translating into MQIKADPIIEVKGVGKRVSDATGELRILDGIEFDVAAGESLAIVGESGSGKSTLLGLLAGLDSASSGTIRLLGEDLGKLNEDQRAALRSRGVGFVFQSFQLMPHLTALENVMLPLELRGESRMSDGPHAPEDAVTRATRLLDAVGLAARTRHYPRVLSGGEQQRVALARAFVTRPAILFADEPTGSLDAATGQSVIQLMFEMNRAQGATLILVTHDLELARRCDRTLRIEAGRLRF; encoded by the coding sequence ATGCAGATCAAGGCAGATCCAATCATTGAAGTGAAGGGCGTCGGCAAACGCGTCAGCGACGCGACCGGCGAACTGCGCATCCTCGACGGCATCGAATTCGACGTCGCCGCGGGGGAGTCGCTGGCGATCGTGGGCGAATCCGGTTCCGGAAAATCGACGTTGCTGGGTCTGCTTGCGGGACTCGATTCCGCCAGCAGCGGCACGATTCGCCTGCTGGGCGAAGATCTGGGCAAGCTGAACGAGGATCAACGCGCCGCCCTGCGCAGCCGCGGCGTGGGCTTCGTGTTCCAGTCCTTTCAATTGATGCCGCATCTCACCGCCTTGGAAAACGTCATGCTGCCGCTCGAACTGCGCGGCGAGTCGCGGATGTCGGACGGCCCGCATGCGCCGGAAGACGCCGTGACGCGCGCGACGCGGTTGCTGGACGCCGTCGGCCTGGCCGCGCGCACCCGACATTATCCGCGGGTATTGTCGGGCGGCGAGCAGCAGCGCGTGGCGCTGGCCCGCGCCTTCGTCACCCGTCCCGCGATTCTGTTCGCCGACGAGCCGACCGGCAGTCTGGACGCCGCCACCGGCCAGTCGGTCATCCAGTTGATGTTCGAGATGAACCGGGCGCAGGGCGCGACACTGATCCTGGTCACCCACGATCTCGAACTGGCGCGCCGCTGCGACCGGACCCTGCGGATCGAGGCGGGGCGCCTGCGGTTCTAG
- a CDS encoding SurA N-terminal domain-containing protein has product MLDFIRSHRRLMMIILALFVVPGLGLVGIQGFRGMFDNSGNAAKVGSDVITRQQFDAALRDQTDRARQMLGQSYDPKTFDTPAMRQSVLDGMIQQRVVGQETRRLNLTASDEAVRNAIMAIPAIAALKRPDGSFDAATYQQLLAAQGMTGPQLDASERFQLASTQITQNIGQSALLPHALAQRLAALIGQQRDVQGLVLRAADYRVRVQPSEAEIKRYYDDHHAEFTTPESATIQYVVLSSASLAQSVKPSEADVAKYYQDHLSQYRTAGEVRASHILITVDKNASAAQRAAAKAKANDILKQVTAHPDQFAALAKSDSQDPGSAAKGGDLGYFGRGMMLKPFEDAAFSLQKGQISPLVETDFGYHIIEVTDVKPPVTRALADVHDDIVHALQNDAAAKRYADDIDGFSNTVYEQADSLQPAADKFGLTIQTASVTRSPNPAAQAGDPANNAKVLAAVFGDDVLKNKHNTAAIDIGNKTQVAARVMQYKPVALPPLEQVREAVRNKLVDAQAAELARKDGTARLQAFEKSPADPAALTGFSPVAKVTRSDAQGVPAAAMGPIFKASAAKLPAFVGIDLPDGGGYAIYRINQVTAGAPVDAAHMGAIEQQLAQISAQGEVSAYLAALRKRTKVKIYSLDSAPAENTEP; this is encoded by the coding sequence ATGTTAGATTTCATCCGCAGCCATCGACGCCTGATGATGATCATTCTGGCGTTGTTCGTCGTGCCCGGCCTCGGGCTCGTCGGCATCCAGGGTTTCCGTGGCATGTTCGACAATAGCGGCAATGCCGCGAAAGTGGGCAGTGACGTGATTACCCGCCAGCAGTTCGACGCCGCGTTGCGCGATCAGACCGATCGCGCCCGGCAGATGCTCGGGCAGTCGTACGATCCCAAGACGTTCGACACACCGGCGATGCGGCAGTCGGTGCTCGACGGCATGATCCAGCAGCGGGTGGTGGGGCAGGAAACGCGCCGCCTGAATCTGACGGCCAGCGACGAGGCGGTGCGTAACGCGATCATGGCGATTCCCGCGATCGCCGCACTCAAACGGCCGGACGGCTCCTTCGATGCCGCGACCTATCAGCAACTCCTCGCCGCGCAAGGCATGACCGGACCGCAACTCGACGCGAGCGAGCGCTTCCAGCTGGCCAGCACGCAGATCACGCAGAATATCGGCCAAAGCGCCTTGCTGCCGCATGCGCTGGCGCAGCGGCTGGCCGCGCTGATCGGCCAGCAGCGCGATGTCCAGGGCCTGGTGCTGCGCGCGGCCGATTATCGCGTTCGCGTGCAGCCGAGCGAGGCGGAGATCAAGCGCTACTACGACGATCACCATGCCGAATTCACCACGCCGGAAAGCGCCACGATCCAGTACGTGGTGCTCAGCAGCGCATCGCTGGCGCAATCGGTGAAGCCGAGCGAGGCGGACGTCGCCAAGTACTACCAGGACCATCTGAGCCAGTATCGTACCGCGGGCGAAGTGCGCGCGAGCCACATCCTGATCACGGTGGACAAGAACGCGAGCGCCGCGCAGCGCGCCGCCGCGAAGGCGAAAGCGAACGACATCCTCAAGCAGGTCACCGCCCACCCGGACCAGTTCGCCGCGCTCGCCAAAAGCGATTCGCAGGACCCCGGCTCGGCCGCCAAAGGCGGCGACCTCGGCTATTTCGGCCGCGGGATGATGCTCAAGCCTTTCGAGGATGCGGCGTTCAGCCTGCAGAAGGGACAGATCAGCCCGCTGGTCGAGACGGATTTCGGGTATCACATCATCGAGGTCACCGACGTCAAGCCGCCCGTGACGCGCGCGCTCGCCGACGTGCACGACGATATCGTCCACGCGTTGCAGAACGACGCTGCGGCGAAACGCTACGCGGACGATATCGACGGGTTTTCGAATACCGTCTACGAACAGGCGGACAGCCTGCAACCGGCTGCCGACAAGTTCGGCCTGACGATCCAGACGGCCAGCGTCACCCGGTCGCCGAATCCGGCGGCGCAGGCGGGCGATCCCGCGAATAATGCGAAGGTGCTGGCGGCCGTGTTCGGCGACGATGTGCTGAAGAACAAGCACAACACAGCCGCGATCGATATCGGCAACAAGACGCAGGTCGCGGCGCGGGTAATGCAGTACAAGCCCGTCGCCTTGCCGCCGCTGGAGCAGGTGCGCGAAGCCGTGCGCAACAAGCTCGTCGACGCGCAGGCGGCGGAACTGGCCCGCAAGGATGGCACGGCGCGGTTGCAGGCCTTCGAGAAGTCGCCAGCCGACCCGGCCGCGCTGACCGGGTTCTCGCCGGTCGCCAAGGTCACGCGGTCCGACGCGCAGGGCGTGCCGGCGGCGGCGATGGGACCCATCTTCAAGGCCAGCGCGGCGAAACTGCCGGCGTTCGTCGGCATCGATCTACCCGACGGCGGCGGTTACGCGATCTATCGCATCAATCAGGTCACGGCGGGCGCGCCGGTGGATGCCGCCCACATGGGCGCGATCGAGCAGCAACTCGCGCAGATCAGCGCCCAGGGCGAGGTATCGGCCTATCTCGCGGCGTTGCGCAAGCGTACCAAGGTAAAGATCTACTCGCTCGACAGCGCGCCGGCCGAGAACACCGAGCCGTGA
- a CDS encoding NAD(P)/FAD-dependent oxidoreductase has product MEQLDLIVIGAGISGVAIATAAANAGWSVAVVEQHATVAQGASFAHGGLVLPAPFDPWFGPGPRMPEAGGLPWRRKAHQRQADDAGLAAWQTLAALSRASRGALTAAATTHALEFEARDGGLYLFRTQAMLERAGTLAAALREAGLPSRTLDAGACRATEPSLAHTEELAGAVAFDDMLSGNCALAAKQLKTSLASRGVAFHTMRQAVAIHPEAGRVGVDTRAATDAAGAFAGVHAIGFASPLPAATPSHTGPRDARRDSNGSNGIERLYARRVVIAAGTGTTTLLAGLGLSLPTVHVATRSLTGTILREENAPRRMLVDAERGVGIVRFEQRLRVGAALARRGGETLSVRQAEGLAELLHDCAEHRVAGVVRLSAAPSVCEHVLGADGQALVGPLPTARGRRTDAGEDRVFIMLAGNHRGWGLAFGAAQWLMHQMRGEAPDEQARAMQPGRFL; this is encoded by the coding sequence ATGGAGCAGCTGGACCTCATCGTGATTGGCGCGGGCATCAGCGGTGTCGCCATCGCGACGGCCGCGGCGAACGCCGGCTGGTCCGTCGCCGTCGTCGAACAGCATGCGACCGTCGCGCAGGGCGCGTCTTTCGCGCACGGCGGCCTCGTGCTGCCCGCACCGTTCGATCCCTGGTTCGGTCCGGGTCCACGCATGCCGGAGGCCGGCGGCCTGCCCTGGCGCCGCAAGGCCCACCAACGGCAGGCGGACGATGCGGGCCTCGCGGCCTGGCAAACGCTCGCGGCGCTTTCCCGCGCTTCACGCGGGGCGCTCACCGCGGCTGCGACAACGCACGCGCTCGAATTCGAAGCGCGCGACGGCGGCCTCTACCTGTTTCGCACGCAGGCCATGCTCGAACGCGCCGGCACGCTCGCCGCCGCGTTGCGCGAGGCGGGCCTCCCATCGCGCACGCTCGATGCGGGAGCGTGCCGCGCAACCGAGCCGTCGCTCGCGCATACCGAGGAACTGGCGGGCGCCGTGGCCTTCGACGACATGCTGTCCGGCAATTGCGCGCTGGCGGCCAAGCAATTGAAAACCTCGCTCGCGTCACGCGGCGTCGCCTTCCACACGATGCGACAGGCCGTGGCGATCCACCCCGAAGCCGGCCGGGTCGGGGTGGACACACGTGCCGCGACCGATGCCGCCGGCGCCTTCGCCGGCGTCCACGCCATCGGTTTCGCCAGCCCGTTACCGGCCGCCACCCCGTCCCACACAGGCCCGCGCGATGCCCGGCGTGACAGCAACGGCAGCAACGGCATCGAACGTCTTTACGCGCGGCGCGTGGTAATCGCCGCCGGCACCGGCACGACGACGCTGCTCGCCGGCCTGGGGCTGTCCCTGCCGACCGTGCACGTCGCCACGCGCTCGCTGACCGGCACGATCCTGCGCGAGGAAAACGCGCCGCGCCGGATGCTCGTCGACGCGGAGCGCGGGGTCGGCATCGTCCGCTTCGAGCAACGTCTGCGCGTGGGCGCCGCGCTGGCCCGGCGCGGCGGCGAAACACTCTCGGTCCGGCAGGCCGAGGGCCTCGCCGAACTGCTGCACGATTGCGCCGAGCATCGCGTGGCCGGCGTGGTGCGACTGAGCGCGGCGCCCAGCGTGTGCGAACACGTGCTGGGCGCCGATGGACAAGCGCTGGTCGGCCCGCTCCCCACCGCGCGCGGCCGCCGCACGGACGCCGGAGAGGATCGCGTCTTCATCATGCTCGCGGGCAACCACCGCGGCTGGGGGCTGGCGTTCGGCGCGGCGCAATGGCTCATGCACCAGATGCGGGGCGAGGCGCCGGACGAACAGGCGCGAGCCATGCAGCCGGGCCGCTTCCTTTAG
- the lon gene encoding endopeptidase La: MSGTQLLPSEPIRLPLLPLRDVVVFPHMVIPLFVGRPKSIKALESAMEGGKHIMLVAQKAAAKDEPTSKDLHEVGCVANILQMLKLPDGTVKVLVEGLQRAKTLSVEEEETQFTCEALPLEPDQADSAETEALRRAIVSQFDQYVKLNKKIPPEILTSLSGIDDAGRLADTIAAHLPLKLDQKQHVLEMMPVIERLEHLLAQLESEIDILQVEKRIRGRVKRQMEKSQREYYLNEQVKAIQKELGEGEEGADLEELEKRIVNARMPKEGRKKADAELKKLKLMSPMSAEATVVRNYIDTLVGLPWRKKSKVNNDLSNAEKVLDEDHFGLEKVKERILEYLAVQQRVDKVKAPILCLVGPPGVGKTSLGQSIARATNRKFVRMALGGVRDEAEIRGHRRTYIGSMPGKILQSLTKVGVRNPLFLLDEVDKMGMDFRGDPSSALLEVLDPEQNHTFADHYVEVDFDLSDVMFVATSNSLNIPPPLLDRMEVIRLSGYTEDEKVSIAQRYLLPKQKKNNGLQTSEIEVEEEAIRDIIRYYTREAGVRSLEREISKICRKVVKLLLLKKSEKSVTIGSGNLDTFLGVRKCDFGLAAKENQVGQVTGLAWTEVGGDLLTIEAATMPGKGVVIRTGSLGDVMKESVEAARSVVRARARRLGIRDEAFEKRDLHIHVPEGATPKDGPSAGAAMTTAMVSVLTGIPVRADVAMTGEITLRGEVLPIGGLKEKLLAAHRGGIKLVLIPEDNVKDLTDIPDNVKNNIEIMPVRWIDKVLELALERMPEALPDEEPKVPVAETAERGANEVVKH, from the coding sequence ATGTCAGGGACCCAACTCCTCCCGTCGGAACCGATCCGACTCCCGCTGCTCCCGCTGCGGGATGTCGTCGTGTTTCCGCACATGGTTATTCCGTTGTTCGTTGGGCGTCCGAAATCGATCAAGGCGCTTGAATCCGCCATGGAAGGCGGCAAGCACATCATGCTTGTCGCGCAGAAAGCCGCGGCCAAGGATGAGCCTACGTCGAAAGATCTCCATGAGGTCGGCTGCGTAGCCAATATCCTGCAGATGCTGAAACTGCCCGACGGCACCGTCAAGGTGCTTGTCGAGGGGTTGCAGCGCGCGAAAACATTGTCGGTCGAGGAAGAGGAAACGCAGTTCACCTGCGAGGCCTTGCCGCTCGAGCCCGACCAGGCCGACAGCGCCGAAACCGAGGCCCTGCGCCGCGCGATCGTGTCGCAGTTCGATCAGTATGTGAAGCTGAACAAGAAGATCCCGCCGGAGATCCTGACGTCCCTGTCCGGCATCGACGACGCGGGCCGGCTCGCCGACACGATCGCCGCGCACCTGCCGCTCAAGCTCGACCAGAAGCAGCATGTGCTCGAGATGATGCCGGTGATCGAACGGCTCGAGCACCTGCTCGCGCAGCTCGAATCGGAGATCGACATCCTGCAGGTGGAAAAGCGCATCCGTGGGCGCGTCAAGCGTCAGATGGAGAAGAGTCAGCGCGAGTACTACCTCAACGAGCAGGTCAAGGCGATCCAGAAGGAACTGGGCGAAGGCGAGGAGGGCGCGGACCTCGAGGAACTCGAGAAACGCATCGTCAACGCCCGGATGCCGAAGGAAGGCCGCAAGAAGGCCGATGCCGAGTTGAAGAAGCTCAAGCTGATGTCGCCGATGTCGGCCGAGGCCACGGTCGTGCGCAACTACATCGACACGCTGGTCGGATTGCCGTGGCGTAAGAAGAGCAAGGTCAACAATGACCTGTCGAATGCCGAAAAGGTGCTCGACGAGGACCATTTCGGCCTCGAGAAAGTGAAGGAACGCATTCTCGAATATCTGGCGGTCCAGCAACGGGTGGACAAGGTCAAGGCGCCGATCCTGTGTCTGGTCGGGCCCCCGGGCGTGGGCAAGACCTCGCTCGGGCAGTCGATCGCGCGGGCGACGAATCGCAAGTTCGTGCGCATGGCGTTGGGCGGCGTGCGCGACGAGGCCGAGATCCGCGGCCATCGGCGCACCTATATCGGCTCGATGCCTGGCAAGATCCTGCAAAGCCTGACGAAGGTCGGCGTGCGCAATCCGCTTTTCCTGCTCGACGAAGTCGACAAGATGGGCATGGATTTCCGCGGCGATCCTTCCTCGGCGCTGCTCGAGGTGCTGGACCCGGAACAGAACCACACGTTCGCGGACCACTACGTCGAGGTGGACTTCGACCTGTCGGACGTGATGTTCGTGGCGACGTCGAACTCGTTGAACATCCCGCCGCCGCTGCTCGACCGGATGGAAGTCATTCGCTTGTCCGGCTACACCGAGGACGAGAAAGTCAGCATCGCGCAGCGTTATCTTCTGCCGAAGCAGAAGAAGAACAACGGGCTGCAGACGAGCGAGATCGAAGTCGAGGAAGAAGCGATTCGCGACATCATCCGTTACTACACCCGCGAAGCGGGGGTGCGTTCGCTCGAGCGTGAAATCTCGAAAATCTGCCGCAAGGTCGTCAAGTTGTTGTTGCTGAAGAAGTCCGAGAAATCGGTCACGATCGGTAGTGGCAACCTGGACACCTTCCTGGGCGTGCGCAAGTGCGACTTCGGCCTGGCCGCGAAGGAAAACCAGGTCGGGCAGGTGACGGGTCTGGCCTGGACGGAAGTGGGCGGCGACCTGCTGACGATCGAAGCGGCGACGATGCCTGGCAAGGGCGTGGTGATTCGTACCGGCTCGCTGGGCGACGTGATGAAGGAGTCGGTCGAGGCGGCGCGCTCGGTCGTGCGGGCACGCGCTCGCCGCCTGGGGATTCGCGACGAGGCGTTCGAGAAGCGCGATCTGCACATCCACGTGCCTGAAGGCGCGACGCCCAAGGACGGTCCGTCCGCGGGCGCGGCGATGACGACGGCGATGGTGTCGGTGCTGACCGGTATTCCGGTGCGCGCGGACGTGGCCATGACCGGCGAGATCACGCTGCGCGGCGAGGTCCTGCCGATCGGTGGCTTGAAGGAGAAGCTGTTGGCGGCGCATCGCGGCGGCATCAAGCTGGTGCTGATCCCCGAGGACAACGTGAAGGACTTGACCGACATTCCGGATAACGTCAAGAACAACATCGAAATCATGCCGGTCCGCTGGATCGACAAGGTGTTGGAGCTGGCGCTGGAACGCATGCCGGAAGCCCTGCCCGACGAGGAGCCGAAAGTGCCCGTCGCCGAAACCGCAGAACGTGGCGCGAACGAGGTCGTGAAACATTGA